tttcttcttcgccgatCCCCACCTCTTCACCTCATCCCCCTTTCCCTGGGTCTTGCatccgcgcacacgccaaaacgcacacgcgcacatgcacctACACGCAGTAGGTTTTTCGTATAGTCGTTTGACTGCTACCTCcatcgccccctccctccgccccGCTTGCTTCCGCTCCGTGCCTTGCGTGTCTGCTGATCGCTCACGCGCTCGCGCTTTCTCGCTCTTTGTTCACGTCATCTATTTATCTTTCTATCATTCCGTTTCCCCCCGgccgtcctcctctccctctttccccgCGCACGCGTCTCACGTGGCGTGTGAGTGCCCACCTcccccgcacacgcgcacacacacacgccctaAGGCCACGGCAATCCTAttacatatatatatatatatacgtgcacacgcacgcacaaggcACTGgatatacatatatatatatatatcttcCGCTCCTCCGCGCTGTTGTTTGTTGTCAGGTATTCTTtgaccaccgccgctgccgcccgctCTCGCACTCGACTGTCGCtatttcttttttcttgttctctATTTGCcggctctccctccttccatccctcccctcccccaacccgtccaggtgcggcggcgacagcagcagcaacagcgctCCTCTCCCCACTTCCCCCCTTCGCCTCTGTCTCCGGTCCTTCTTCGCCCTTTCGCACCTACGAATACATTCATCGCTCGCGCTTCTCAATAAAGCCGCTTGGCGctctctgtgcctgtgtgtgttcgtgctcgctgccgtccctctcccttACTGTTGCTCCCATCTTCTCTCACTTAAGCTCTGTAAGAGAGGCAGGgcccgccacacacacaggcacacgtaCATACTCACCGTTCAGGCCTGCATAAGCAAAAAAGGGTGTCGTCGTATTGGCGACAGACGGCGCGAAGGCGAGGTTGAAAGACGCAACAGGCAGCATTCGTTCTGCTTGTTGTGTCGCATTTCTAGTCTTTTGATACgtttctctcgctttctctcttttgcCGGCCGCGAGCCATCGACGACGCGTACTAAAGCGAGTGCGAGCGTGTGCGACAACATAAccgccctccccacccacccacagacacacacacacacacacatactaccccaccccacacTTTCACGCAAACTCAAACCTATTATCCGCAacttctctttttctgtgtttttttttcttgtcgttGCGACTTCTCCTCACTTGCTCCCCTCCTCAAAGGCACCCTCGCCTTCGAGAACGCACAGCACGCGCCGCTTCATCTGTGAATGAAGGAGGACGGAGGGACTgtgccttctctttctctgcgtgtcCGCGTAAAAGGGGTATCATCGTCGTCGAAGCAGAGGAGCGGCGAAACAGAGCGGGAACGAGAGCACCTCGAGCAGAGGCGCTTGTGCGCGGACAGAGAGACAGTACATACACGTGCGTGATCGGAGGTCTGGCCGCCTGGTGGTGATACGACGTTATTCGCATCTCTTTTTAGTCTGTGGGCAGcgctttttctctcttgtcTGCGCACGGCGACCGCGACGACAGGCGACGCTCCGCCGCATTTCGGCTCGTCCGATTTCTCTATTTTGAGCCGTCGACTTTGTTTTCGCTGTCGTGCGCTGCTGTAAagaaacacaaacacaagcCGTTGTAGCGAGCCCCCACCTACCCTGCCACGCTTTCTACACGAACGCGTCCGCCCGGCCTGCACccacgctcacacgcactTCATTGATTTCGCTCTctatccctctctccccttaccttttttttcttttgagCCCGCCGCCTATTTCTGTTATTCAAGCGTCTGTCTGCGTCCCgccgtctgcgtgtgtgtgtgtgtgtgtgcaagcgtctctctcttttccgctTTTCTCCGCCTGCCGGTCTACCTGACTAACACAAGCCCGCCTTATCCATGCGCAAGCGCGAGTGATctggtgcgtgcgtgtgtgtgtctttgtgtggGTTTCTCCTGTGTAGGCGGCGTTGCTCATCTCTATCTATATATGTATGCTCGTCCTCTCGCCCCCGTGCCCACCTCCGTGAATTAGTCTCCTTACTGTGGCCTCATCGTGCTTCTGCGCTTCCTCCTTTGTTCGcccttttgttgttgtttcggCGACCTCTTCagcctccgccccccccccactccgcCCACCACTCGCACGAAAGGGGAACCTCGacacgtcgtcgtcgtttttctttgctgtttccgtgactgtgtgtgtgtgcattcGTCATCGTTGTGGTTGCGCTTGTTCTTCTCGCAGTCCTCCTTCGACGTTGCTCTcagccccacccacccacacacacttcATTCAGGAGCACCATCACGACGACTATCACAACTATCACCACCCCTGAACGCGgcggcttctctcttttcttaTTTACCTTTGCATCTGGagttgctttttttttgtatggTTTTGCCTattgcgtgcgtgcgtgtgtgtgtgtgtgcttttcgtttttttttttcgtctcgCCTCAGCGCCAGCAACacgaaggagagcgagagagagagagggcgagcgcAACACGACACGCcgaagacgaagagaacTTACAGAAAGGGCGTATCTGCTACACAGCCTAAAGTGCGGATTTCAGTGTGGCAACAGCAAAGAGCTGCCGGCGCTCACACACGCATtcacacagacaggcagacagaAGTGGAAGAGAGCTGCAGAACAACGTGCGAAGGGGAAAACGGAAGAAAACACGAAGATTtacctcctctctctctggcacTCCTACTCCGCTGTAGCGCCGCAACCCCTTCTGTGCGACGACTGCTTCaagcgttttttttttttggtaaTTTTCTGTGGATGTTTTTGGTGGCCTCTTCTAAGCTCTGTAGTCGCTGGAAGCAGGTGTGGTGACCGGGGATCACGCAAGCGCGGGGAAGAAGGAAATAGAACACGACATTGCCCTTTTCTTCGCTTTCGCACAGTATTTCTTGCGTGTACCCCCTTGATTAACTTTCGTGGGCTTCTCTGTGTGGCTGCGTGCTCAGGTAGTTGTCCCTCTCCCTTACCctccaacacacacacgcgcacacctgctgctgatgctgctgctgctgccctcccccttcatCTATATAGTCTAGTGTAGATCAGCTGATCTCCTACCCTCTCCTCTCGGCAGCCAGCCTCACACACGTGCAAAGTCACGCGTCGACGCCATTCCTTCTatcgttgtgtgtgtgtgtgtgtgtgtacttgGCGTGCATCTGTTTAGGTATTTCTCTCCTTAGCTCCCTTATCTCGCATCTTTCTCGTGCGTTTTTGTTTGTTAATCGCTCATCGCCCACCGCCATCCGAAACGCGCgcccctccgtctccgtctcctTCCCGGTGGTTGGTTTGCCTGCTTTGCTGTGTGCGCTCGGCTTTGCCTCTTTTCTATCTCGTGTCCATCGAGCTCTTCCTATATCACTTTCCCCCTATTACGCCGGCGATTGCCTTGGccttgtgtatgtgtgtacgtCGCTGTGGCACAGTGGGTATTGTCGTTGTCgtgtctctttttttttttatcgcCGCACGTTGTGTGGTGCGcccgactctctctcttgcatCGTGTGAAGCgattcccccccccccccaagtACTCGTGCAACGAAGCGGTGTATATTATTATCGTAGCGGTGCTAGTTGtcggctctgctgctgctgccgccgccgtgtctTGGTGGtgtctttccttctttttgaGCGCGCAGCTCCCTGCTAGAACTATTATCATTACTTTCATCACGATTTTTATTGTCATTGCTGTCGTCGACTTCTGCATCGTCGTTGTCATCCAGGGACGAGGGTGGAGTCCCCTTTTTGGCTCTACTCGGGACTGGACTCCctgccacacacgcacacacacatccctCAAACaccagccccctcccctccataCCCTTCTGCTTCCTCTCACCTTGGGCTAGTGCGTATGGTGCATTCCTGGAGCAATGGATGATATCCCTGTTGAATGCACGTCTTCGATTGCGGCAGCGTCCATCGGCACTCTTGGCACCTCGCCGCCCATGATCTGGGCTGCAGGGAACTCTGCGCCGAGAAGACATGGGAGCCCCAGCAGTAGTTGCACCATGGCGAAGCAGCAACGGatgctctccctcccctcctctcgtaGAGAAGAGTCCTACCAGCGATCAGAAAGTACAAcgcacgccagcagcacagccgTGACGGCAACGGCCACGACCACATCCGCGTTTACTTTGTCCAGCCCCCTCTGCGATATGGGCGTGACGCAGGGGTGCCGACAGTACATCAGCAATGAGTgcaaggaagagaagcgacAGTACTttcttcagcagcagtgcccGCAGCGCATGTCGTGGGTGCGcatctgcggcagcggatTGTCAGCGATGGCGTCGTTCGATGAGTCTGCAGTCAACTCCCTGCGTGCCTCGCGCTCGCTCTTGAATGTGATCGCGGCGTCGAGCGGCAGCTGGGAGGATCCTCGTGACTCACTCGCCTCCACCGGacatggcggcgctggtcaGAGCACCAGTGGCAGTGACAGCACCGTCCCGCCGCAGGATGCCAgcctcagcagcagtggcaacAGCGTGGGCATGGACAGCGAGGTTGTCCTGCAGCCCCCGGCGCGCTTCGGCCACACCGCCGTCCTTTACAAAGACTCCCAGATTCTCATCTTCGGCGGCAAGTCGAGCGAGGAGCACTACTTCAACGATGTCTACCAATACgacgcgtcggcgcggcgctggagctgccTACAGGAAGAGTGCATCGACgaggtcgcggcggcggcggtgggcgcCAGCGAGCAGGGAAGCGCCAGTCCGTCGTACGCgtccgcgccgcctgcgtcgccgtccttctcctccccgaCCGCGTCCCCTCTGGCGTCGATGCGATGGGTCGAAGCAGCAATAGTGGCGGTACCTCTtgccgaagcggcagcgacagatGCGCCTTCACCCCACTACAGCGGCTCTGccaacaacagcggcagcgaggagagcagcgccacccggcgctgcgcggccagcgcgggcagccgccacggcagTACTTCCAGACAGTGCAACTCCCTCTCGGAGGCGGGGGTgagacggcgtcggcgtcccGCCGGACGAGTcggccacgccgctgcgctgtaCCAGGATACGATGTACATCCTCAGTGGGGAGCAGCTGGGACGCTACTTTGATGACTTGTGGGCGCTGGACATTCCTAGCCTGACCTGGAACAAGGAGTGCGGACTGCCCTTCTCGCCGCGCAAGGGGCACACGATGCACCTGCTCCCCGCCGACTTCACCGCCACCCGCGCCCGCCAAGACATGCTGGTCGTGTTCGGCGGCCTCGTGAAGGCGTCGCGTGTGCGGCCGCGCCCTGCTGACCCGGAGCTGCCCACGCGCAACCAAGGCGACACGGACTTCGCCTGCGCACCGACgaacgcggtgctgctctactacccgacgcagcggcgatggtgtCAGCTGAAGACGTGCGGCGAGCAACCCTCCGCGCGCTTTTACCACGTCTCCCAGCTCGTCACCGGAACGGCGCTCCTGCTCGTGTTCGGCGGGCGCTCCGCCACTCCGGCGCAGACGGGTgacggcactgctgctgccactgaAGGTGCGTTTCTTAACGATCTGCACATCCTCGACGTGTCTACAGGGTTTTGGCGCCACATCCGAGATGTCACCGGCGATATCCCGTCGccgcgcatgtgcgccgcgAGTGTTTTCGTGAACGAAACGTTTGGCGTGtttgccggcggcggcgacacgtACTGCGAGGATGCCTTTGAGTTTTCCCTGCAGAgccgtcggtggcggcgcctgAAGCCGAACAACCAGCCGGCCTGCTCGCGCCCTACCGTCACCTACACGAAGGACCGCCTCGTCTTCTTTGGCGGTTTCGCACCACGGACTGGCGTCATGAGCTGCACGATGGAACTCTGCCTTTCCCCGCTGTCGCTCAAGAGCCAGTGCCTGCTGTGGTGGAGTCGATGCGCCTTCGAGAAGCACATCCGCTCCTGCACGAAGAGCCGCgcggcggagatggaggatAAGGTGACTGTGGCAGCCGCGATGGAGCGCAACGGGAGCGGCTGGTGCACCGGCTGTGGTGGGCAAGTGACGCTGCAGTGCAGCCCTGCTGCGACAGCTCACAGCAGCCCCATCGCGACACCGCGATCGTGGGGCGTCAGCCGTGGGTTCCGCCGCCCAGCTCCGCTGCGCGTGCCAAGCTTTGACCAAAGCGGCACGGTATCAGCGGCAGCCCC
This genomic stretch from Leishmania donovani BPK282A1 complete genome, chromosome 24 harbors:
- a CDS encoding hypothetical predicted Kelch-domain protein; translation: MDDIPVECTSSIAAASIGTLGTSPPMIWAAGNSAPRRHGSPSSSCTMAKQQRMLSLPSSRREESYQRSESTTHASSTAVTATATTTSAFTLSSPLCDMGVTQGCRQYISNECKEEKRQYFLQQQCPQRMSWVRICGSGLSAMASFDESAVNSLRASRSLLNVIAASSGSWEDPRDSLASTGHGGAGQSTSGSDSTVPPQDASLSSSGNSVGMDSEVVLQPPARFGHTAVLYKDSQILIFGGKSSEEHYFNDVYQYDASARRWSCLQEECIDEVAAAAVGASEQGSASPSYASAPPASPSFSSPTASPLASMRWVEAAIVAVPLAEAAATDAPSPHYSGSANNSGSEESSATRRCAASAGSRHGSTSRQCNSLSEAGVRRRRRPAGRVGHAAALYQDTMYILSGEQLGRYFDDLWALDIPSLTWNKECGLPFSPRKGHTMHLLPADFTATRARQDMLVVFGGLVKASRVRPRPADPELPTRNQGDTDFACAPTNAVLLYYPTQRRWCQLKTCGEQPSARFYHVSQLVTGTALLLVFGGRSATPAQTGDGTAAATEGAFLNDLHILDVSTGFWRHIRDVTGDIPSPRMCAASVFVNETFGVFAGGGDTYCEDAFEFSLQSRRWRRLKPNNQPACSRPTVTYTKDRLVFFGGFAPRTGVMSCTMELCLSPLSLKSQCLLWWSRCAFEKHIRSCTKSRAAEMEDKVTVAAAMERNGSGWCTGCGGQVTLQCSPAATAHSSPIATPRSWGVSRGFRRPAPLRVPSFDQSGTVSAAAPAWGGGPPAAQSSARGALTLSPTPSYSPSSPAVFSPLAGGPKLTPSWQDAAGSNTNLTGGGTVHASGCGGTATVLCSPASVAPPAQNLFPSRPGTVMSSSCSPSQAGSPATVSAAASTSQAHLWPNMALGSVVCGGGGGSSSNTGSAIAHPRGNAAVAMADADVMTGAADGTRWCSAPSPAVPLSHSMATALFCSAPSPSHTAAPGRSSLPPPVTATAEQPASACFIANCARHLGGYVAASFPRLTRCSSNQAPPPAHAGGPSPAAAVVSSGRRGGSGSWCFSLHMRSPASPLQGRAMRVDATLPGPSPSPQPAYDSGAGVVGYRQSSPFVRRSNSIPNGGGSAFVIPQQQLHTSTQLAESTSSRASSAHSTRSASTMSAAHLPNTYAKHTIQRLEGMTGPYLLQALAARLKRHEAEASTDKRSL